From a region of the Halanaerobium hydrogeniformans genome:
- the amrB gene encoding AmmeMemoRadiSam system protein B — translation MTVKCAALLPHPPIVVEEIGGKELKKAEKTVKGMEKTAQSIAKFDDLDLMLIITPHGPAFRSTASVIVNEELTGSFSDFSYPQLKFNEKSDPKFAQRLIDNCENENLSLQGLKANDLLNYGINEELDHGVLVPLNYLKKAGIDLPIVSLSIGFISYQELFEIGKKIAQTANELDYNIAVIASGDLSHRLKRGAPAGYDPEAHLFDEKLLELLEKKDFKSILDIDSQLIDKAGECGLRPIAVMLGSIAEQEVELEVNSYEAPFGVGYAAVYIE, via the coding sequence ATGACAGTAAAATGTGCTGCTCTATTACCTCATCCCCCAATAGTGGTTGAGGAAATTGGTGGTAAAGAGTTGAAAAAGGCTGAAAAGACAGTAAAAGGTATGGAAAAAACAGCTCAGAGTATTGCAAAATTTGATGACCTTGATCTTATGCTGATAATTACTCCTCATGGACCTGCTTTTCGCTCAACAGCATCAGTAATTGTAAATGAAGAATTAACTGGTAGTTTTAGTGATTTTTCCTATCCTCAGCTCAAATTCAATGAAAAGTCTGATCCTAAATTTGCCCAAAGACTGATTGATAATTGTGAGAATGAAAACTTATCTTTACAGGGATTAAAGGCAAATGATCTGCTTAATTATGGAATTAATGAAGAATTAGACCATGGTGTATTAGTACCATTGAACTATCTTAAAAAAGCAGGAATTGACCTGCCTATTGTTTCGCTTTCAATCGGTTTTATTTCTTATCAAGAACTTTTTGAGATCGGTAAAAAGATTGCTCAAACTGCTAATGAGCTTGATTATAATATTGCTGTGATAGCAAGTGGAGATCTTTCCCATCGTTTAAAAAGGGGAGCACCGGCCGGTTATGATCCGGAAGCACATCTATTTGACGAAAAATTGCTAGAATTATTAGAAAAAAAGGATTTCAAATCGATTTTAGATATAGATTCTCAGTTAATTGATAAAGCTGGTGAATGTGGTTTGCGACCTATTGCAGTTATGCTAGGAAGTATTGCCGAGCAGGAAGTGGAGCTTGAAGTGAATTCTTATGAAGCACCATTTGGTGTTGGGTATGCTGCTGTTTATATAGAATAA
- the rpsI gene encoding 30S ribosomal protein S9, giving the protein MASEVQYRGTGRRKTSTARVRLLPGDGNFLVNDVEISDYFNRKSLIKDIMSPLELTNTDNTFDIYVNVNGGGLSGQAGAVRHGIARALLEVDQDYRTPLKKAGYLTRDSRMVERKKYGRKKARKKPQFSKR; this is encoded by the coding sequence ATGGCTTCTGAAGTACAATATAGAGGTACAGGACGGAGAAAGACTTCTACTGCTAGAGTTCGCCTGCTGCCTGGAGATGGAAATTTTCTAGTTAATGATGTTGAAATCAGCGACTATTTTAATAGAAAATCTCTAATTAAAGATATAATGTCACCTTTAGAATTGACAAACACAGATAACACTTTTGATATTTATGTAAATGTTAATGGAGGTGGACTTTCAGGTCAGGCTGGTGCAGTTCGTCATGGGATTGCAAGAGCTTTACTGGAGGTAGATCAGGATTACCGCACACCTTTAAAAAAGGCCGGTTATTTAACCAGAGATTCTCGTATGGTAGAGAGAAAAAAGTATGGTCGCAAAAAAGCGAGAAAGAAACCACAATTCTCAAAAAGATAA
- the rplM gene encoding 50S ribosomal protein L13 encodes MSTYMAKNEEVERNWYVVDAEDKTLGRISSKIAQYLRGKHKPTFTPHVDMGDFVIVVNAEKIKLSGNKWDQKKYYRHSNYIGGIKEMTYKELLAKDPEFIIEKAVKGMLPGNKLGRKMIKKLKVYSGDKHPHKAQKPVKLEL; translated from the coding sequence ATGTCAACATATATGGCTAAAAATGAAGAAGTTGAGCGCAACTGGTATGTAGTTGATGCTGAAGATAAAACATTAGGTAGGATTTCCTCAAAAATTGCTCAGTATTTACGTGGCAAACATAAGCCAACCTTTACACCTCATGTAGATATGGGAGATTTTGTAATTGTTGTTAATGCTGAAAAAATAAAATTATCAGGAAATAAATGGGATCAGAAAAAATATTACCGTCATTCAAATTATATTGGTGGAATCAAAGAAATGACTTACAAAGAATTATTAGCAAAAGATCCAGAATTTATAATTGAAAAAGCTGTTAAAGGTATGCTACCAGGTAATAAACTTGGGAGAAAAATGATAAAAAAATTAAAAGTATACAGTGGAGATAAGCATCCACACAAGGCTCAAAAGCCCGTAAAATTAGAGTTATAA